A DNA window from Caretta caretta isolate rCarCar2 chromosome 7, rCarCar1.hap1, whole genome shotgun sequence contains the following coding sequences:
- the LOC125639731 gene encoding uncharacterized protein LOC125639731 has protein sequence MEAGSSGQVPQHQDWVSAWILDPALRSCSGRHLPDAPQWMDHLQYRTSWPHPVSPTQFPEPAAFLASTGAGGAGPLEARPTVGPHGTPWLHRGPITKDHGYYRMLAAVPHQESSPLLHPHRLGFPSTAESKGTRPQPTQTRARAGAGTHPEDAASSEVRHQHRAANRASRRLLWRGAWEQESTETACEEPWNRVPRLWCKEKTGGDTTVLDQGGSWCQEPCGEQARDDRPEESQGKPRRRLNVKLRQTVGNRDHREGAQLKGERGQVPIQGVGQLEGKEGHSAMGQTQKEEEEEEGLAGGLGGQEREEDEEGNEGLVGRQGDQEAGEKDEEGNREEGSGGAGEEGEAEGRGSKEGSSLDHVQASANGGEDKEDLVERRGQEECGLAGGQRSKEEDSEEEEGLVWGQKGQEGGEDEEVEGEEGLAGGQGSEEEEGSKEEEGLPKELGGQEEAEEEESEEEEEGWGQGGGE, from the exons ATGGAGGCAGGGAGCTCTGGCCAGGTCCCTCAGCACCAG gactGGGTCTCCGCCTGGATTTTGGACCCGGCTCTGCGCTCATGCTCTGGGAGACACCTCCCTGACGCCCCACAGTGGATGGACCATCTGCAGTATCGGACCTCATGGCCTCATCCCGTCTCCCCCACACAGTTCCCAGAGCCTGCTGCCTTCCTTGCATCCAcaggggcaggtggggctgggcccCTGGAGG CCAGGCCCACAGTGGGCCCCCATGGCACACCCTGGCTCCACAGAGGGCCCATCACCAAGGACCATGGCTACTACAGGATGCTGGCTGCTGTGCCCCATCAGGAGTCATCCCCGCTTCTCCACCCACATCGGCTCGGCTTTCCCAGCACAGCTGAATCAAAGG GGACTCGTCCCCAGCCCACGCAGACCAGGGCACGTGCAGGAGCTGGGACGCACCCTGAGGACGCTGCCAGCTCTGAGGTGAGGCACCAACACCGGGCAGCTAACAGGGCCTCCAGGAGGCTGCTGTGGAGAGGAGCCTGGGAGCAGGAGAGCACGGAGACAGCCTGTGAGGAGCCCTGGAACAG GGTCCCAAGACTGTGGTGCAAGGAGAAGACAGGAGGAGACACCACAGTCCTGGATCAGGGTGGGAGCTGGTGCCAGGAGCCATGTGGGGAGCAGGCAAGGGATGACAGACCAGAAGAGTCTCAGGGGAAGCCAAGGCGGAGGCTGAATGTCAAATTGAGACAGACTGTGGGGAACAGGGATCACAGAGAAGGGGCACAgctgaagggagagagagggcaggtTCCCATCCAGGGGGTAGGGCAGCTGGAGGGAAAGGAGGGACACTCAGCCATGGGGCAGacacagaaggaggaggaggaagaggaaggtctGGCAGGAGGATTGGGGGGCCAAGAGagggaggaggatgaggaggggaaTGAGGGcctggtggggaggcagggggaccAGGAAGCAGGGGAGAAGGATGAGGAGGGCAATAGGGAGGAAGGctctggaggggcaggggaggagggggaggcagaggggagagggagcaagGAAGGCTCCTCTTTGGATCATGTCCAGGCATCAGCAAATGGGGGAGAGGACAAAGAAGACCTGGTGGAGCGGAGGGGCCAGGAAGAGTGTGGTCTGGCAGGGGGTCAGAGGAGCAAGGAGGAggacagtgaggaggaggaaggcctgGTGTGGGGGCAGAAGGGCCAAGAGGGTGGTGAGGATGAGGAGGTGGAGGGTGAGGAAGGCCTAGCAGGTGGGCAGgggagcgaggaggaggagggcagcaaggaggaggaaggCCTGCCGAAGGAGTTGGGGGGTCAGGAGGAGGccgaggaggaggagagtgaggaggaggaggaag GATGGGGCCaaggaggaggagagtga